The proteins below are encoded in one region of Lactuca sativa cultivar Salinas chromosome 3, Lsat_Salinas_v11, whole genome shotgun sequence:
- the LOC111881725 gene encoding LOB domain-containing protein 36: MSSSNSPCAACKFLRRKCTQECVFAPYFPPDHPQKFANVHKVFGASNVAKILNELNTTQREDAVNSLAYEAEARLRDPVYGCVGLISVLQHRLKQVQSDLHNAKLELSNYIGPSAMLPILNPGFIPQIGNMPTSSSVPVLPYNMQPIFRDAQPQHHQQILEAQQQQLVAVVNSREQQEMLRSYEQQQQQQHQPPPPPPPPPSLQQQQPGELVRFSGGFDAGSGGGGFSPMTAQAAMSTLALGNSYVNNNMYQIQHQQPPQEHHHHQLHVQPHQLLLPQEAQQPPLVVQRAAKEEDRSIAPSC; encoded by the coding sequence ATGTCGTCCTCAAATTCTCCATGCGCAGCTTGCAAGTTCTTACGCCGTAAATGCACACAGGAATGCGTGTTTGCGCCATACTTCCCACCTGATCACCCTCAAAAATTCGCAAACGTACACAAAGTCTTCGGAGCAAGTAACGTCGCCAAAATCCTCAACGAACTCAACACAACTCAACGAGAAGACGCCGTTAATTCATTAGCTTATGAAGCCGAAGCAAGGTTACGAGATCCGGTGTACGGATGCGTCGGATTAATCTCTGTTCTTCAACACCGATTAAAACAAGTTCAATCGGATCTACACAACGCTAAACTCGAATTATCTAATTACATCGGCCCTTCCGCTATGTTACCAATCTTAAATCCAGGTTTCATCCCGCAAATCGGAAACATGCCGACGTCATCATCGGTGCCGGTGTTGCCCTACAACATGCAGCCGATTTTCCGAGACGCTCAGCCGCAGCACCACCAGCAAATACTTGAAGCTCAGCAACAGCAACTGGTGGCGGTTGTTAATTCTAGAGAACAACAGGAAATGTTAAGGAGTTATGAGCAACAGCAACAACAGCagcaccaaccaccaccaccgccaccgccGCCGCCGTCGTTACAGCAGCAGCAACCGGGTGAGCTAGTAAGGTTTAGCGGCGGATTTGATGCCGGTTCAGGTGGTGGTGGGTTTAGCCCGATGACAGCTCAGGCAGCTATGTCAACTTTAGCGTTAGGTAATTCTTATGTGAATAACAACATGTACCAGATCCAACACCAACAGCCGCCGCAAGAACATCACCACCACCAGCTCCACGTTCAACCGCATCAGCTTTTGCTGCCACAGGAAGCTCAGCAACCGCCGTTGGTGGTGCAGAGAGCTGCCAAGGAGGAGGATAGGAGCATTGCTCCGTCGTGTTGA